In the genome of Podospora pseudocomata strain CBS 415.72m chromosome 7, whole genome shotgun sequence, the window GATTTCATCAAGAGATTCTTCGTAGACCGGCTCGGACCGGGAGGCGAGAAAAAGGTGATTTGGTTCAAGAATTGGGTGGCCCTTCAGAGTGTGCGGACAGTCGATCATGTCCACgtgttggtgagggatgtAGAGCCgcaggtgctggaggagtgGTCAAGGGAGCTCGAATGCCACAAGGCATAAGTATATAATAGAAGTTTCGTCGAGTAGAATTAAGCTGCCGCCCGCCGTTGCTTGCGGTTGCCCACGGCAGGTGCACCGGCATCCGCGCTTCCACCTAGTTGAGCCATTTGCCTAGCAGCACCAAACATGCCATAGCCCTTGTAGAGCCCATAAGCGGGCACGATAGTCCATAGGAACCAAGCCCAGTTTCCGAAAAGAGCCACGAGAATGGCGGCGGCCCAAGTCACCCAGACCACGTCGAACATGTACTCGGTGAGTCCAGCAGCCGCAAGATCCTCTCCGGATGACTTGAGAGccttggtggaggggtcgtaTGTCGGACGGCCCGACTTTTCCAAGATGAACTGGCAGATAAAGCTGGGAAGCGAGAGGACGAACCAGGTCAGAAGGGACCGTGACCTGAAGATGAAGTTGAGCAGCAGGAAGAGGCCATTGACGATGAGTGAgccgagatggaggttgttgagcgTTGCCACATTGGACTTGGCTCTATCTTTGCGTGCCTTTTGAGCCATAGTGAGATGCTGTGGTAGTCCAGGCTGAGTTGTCGAATTGGTGTGAGATGTCGTTGGCGGTCGACGGTTGAGGAAAGATGTTGAAGTGGGTTTAAGCTCGAGCTAATGCCATTCGTGGCCGATTGCAGGACCCCTGGATGGACCCACAAAAATGAAGTGGCTTGATTCTACACGAAAACTGCAATGAATATTCGAAGAAAAGCGTTCATTTACATTTCAAGCCATATGTGGTATTTTTGGGGAAATGCAAGCGACACACGGCAGCATTTTATGAGCGGTTAACGCTATGTGAGACCGCGCTCGTCGAAAGAGCAGCTTCCACGTTGGAAATCACCATGAACGACTTTCAGGGACCTATGACGGCATCGTGTGGCTAGTTTGGCCCTTGCACGCGACCTCGAAGTACCAGAGCGAGAATCTTAGCCAACTATGCATTTTCATGAAATTTGCTAAGCATAATTATTGGAGACCAACGGCTACAGCCAATTGACTCTGTAGTATTTTTACTTGTTTGCAGTCGATAATGAATATGCatgcggcgaggaggggCTGGGAATGTGCAGAAGACATTGACAGCGGTTATGTTGTGGCTGGGCACGGGTGGCTAGAGAGGAGAGAACCCACCGGAAAGGTTGGGTTGCCCGGCAGGTCCAACCGCTGACGGCGCGTAGCCAATGAAGGCTGGTTGCCGCgcccaccacaacatcgCGAGACCCCCATTCACTTTCTCGTGGTGCTTCCCTCGAGTTCACGAGCACAAGCAGGGTTGAGAAGACCAGCTTGGGGCTGGATGTGCTGGATGACGACAAGCAGCTCTTCATCATTCGAGCCACCGCCTTCCCTTTACGT includes:
- a CDS encoding hypothetical protein (BUSCO:EOG092658ZO; EggNog:ENOG503P357; COG:S), with amino-acid sequence MAQKARKDRAKSNVATLNNLHLGSLIVNGLFLLLNFIFRSRSLLTWFVLSLPSFICQFILEKSGRPTYDPSTKALKSSGEDLAAAGLTEYMFDVVWVTWAAAILVALFGNWAWFLWTIVPAYGLYKGYGMFGAARQMAQLGGSADAGAPAVGNRKQRRAAA